A window of Bacillota bacterium genomic DNA:
TAGATGTTGTTGTCAAGTCCGTCGACGACCAGGATGGCACACTTCACCTGTCCAAGCGACTGGCGGACGAGGAGATCGCCTGGGAACACCTCCAGAAGGCCATGGAGGAACGGGGTAACGTGGAGGGTGAGGTTATCCAGGAGGTCAAGGGCGGGCTCATGATGGATGTGGGACTCAAGGCCTTTGTGCCGGCCTCCCAGGTGGAGAGGGGCTACGTTAGCGACCTTTCGGTGTACGTTGGGCGGACCCTCACACTGAAGGTGCTGGAGCTAGACCGCAACAAAGAGAGGGCCATTCTTTCCCGGCGCCAGGTACTGGAGGAGGAGGCAGAGGCCCTGCGCCAGCTCACCTGGTCCACCATACACGAGGGTGAGGTGCGCCACGGCGTAGTCAAGGGGATCACTGACTTCGGCGCCTTTGTGGACGTGGGTGGTGTGGACGGCCTTTTGCATGTGTCTGAGCTCTCCTGGGGTAGGGTAGACCACCCGTCTCAGGTGCTGAAGGAAGGCGAAGAGATAGACGTCAAGGTGCTCAGGGTAGACCACGAGAAGGGCAAGATCTCCCTGGGACTGAAGCAGATACTCCCGGATCCCTGGAACAAGGTGGGGGAGAGGTACCAGGCGGGAGCGGTAGTCACCGGGAAGGTCACGCGGCTTGCGCCCTTCGGTGCCTTTGTCCAGTTGGAGCCAGGTGTGGAGGGACTCGTTCATATCTCGGAACTGGCGGACCGCAGGGTGGAGAAGCCCGAGGAGGTCCTGAGCGCAGGGGAAGAGGTCAAGGTGAAGATACTCAGGGTCAGGCAGCAAGACCGCCGTATCAGCCTCAGCGTCAAGGAAGCCGAGCAGGAAGGCGAGCGGGATGTCATGAAGCGCTATATGGGGGACAAGAACCCCGGCGCCGTGACCCTGGGGGATGTCTTCGGCAATCTCCTGGAGGAGAGGAAGGCAGAGGCCGAGGCCCGTGAGAAGGCAGAGGCCAAGGTGGAAGAGGAGACCCCGGAGGAGCCCTTCTCCGAACCCGATGGCGGCTTGAGTGAGGACGGGCACGAGGCTAAGAAAGAGGGAGAGTAAGGGACTGGTCTGGTCGTAGAAACAACCGGCGAGGGGAGGGCCCGGTGCCCATCCCCTCGCCCATCTTTTCTGAAGGCGAAATGCCCGGGGCATCCTGATATACTGGCCAGCCCTGTGGAAACCGCTTCGTGCCCTCTCGCATAAGGGTCCTGCCGGCACCAAACACTAGAGGAAACACGGGAAAGGGGAATGGGATCACATGCCGGTAGGACTGATAGCCCTGATCATCGTGGCCATCCTGGTATACTTCGGCCTGCTCCACAGGGCACTTGACCGCATGAGGCTCAGTGACAAGGGTGCGCTTGCCGTCATCCTGGCCATTGTGGTGGGCAGCATAGCCAACATCAGGCTAGCGGGACCCCCCAACGAGTTCCTGGTGAACGTGGGAGGGGCCCTGGTGCCCATTGGCATAGTTGTGTACCTCCTGGTCACAGCGGACGAGACCCGTGAGAGACAAAGGGGTGTATTCGCCGCCCTGGTGTCGGGTATCGCCATCTATGCCGCGTCCCGGTTGCTCCCGGCGGGTCCTGAACAGCCCGGGACCATCCTGGACCCAGTCTTCGTGTTCGCCCTCATCGCGGGGACCGTAGGCTACCTCACGGGGCGCTCCCGGCGGTCTGCCTTCATCGGAGGCACCATGGGGATCATCCTTGGCGATGTACTCCACTTCATTGAGTCCAGGGGAGCGGGGGCGCCCTCCCGCACCTGGGTGGGGGGAGCGGGGGGCTTCGACACGGTAATCCTGGCTGGTGTCATAGCTGTGGGCCTGGCCGAGATCGTCGGGGAGATCCTGGAACGGGTGCACAGAGAGTCCAAGGCAGGAGGCACCGAGGTGGCTAGCCTGCTAGTGGATGAAGCCGGGGCTGAGGGGCAAGCCTCAGAAGGCGGGGGTGAAGAAAGTGAACAGTAGGCTCACAGCATCCGTCCTTGCGGCGGTGATGCTTTCCCTTCTCCCTCAAGGGGCCTTCGCCCATGAGGAACGTGGGGACCTGGGCTACTTTACCTTGGTGGCGGAGGACAAGACGGAGGTCTTCAAGACGGGCATCGCTATAAAGGTCGGCGACCGCTTCATCTGCCCCGAGAACCGGGAGTATGAGGTTATAGAGGTAGTTGGTGATGAGGCACGGCTTGTAAGCCGTGGAGAGGCAGCCATGGAGCCTAAGGTTACGGGCATGTGGGACAGCTTCCTGGGACTGGTCAGGTCCATACAGGTTCAGGGCGAGGGAAAGCCCACCGTGGGCATATACCACACCCACTCGGACGAGTCCTACCAACCCACCGACGGTTCCCCCAGTATACGCGGGAAGGGCGGCGTCCTGAAGGTTGGAGCGCGGTTCAGCCAGGCGCTGGAGGACGAGGGGCTGGCGACAGAACATGACCGAACCCCCCACGACCCTCACGACGCTGGGGCATACGAGCGATCTAGGAGGACCGCCATGAGGCTGAACAACCTGAGGCCCGCTGCCATCTTCGAC
This region includes:
- a CDS encoding stage II sporulation protein P, whose product is MNSRLTASVLAAVMLSLLPQGAFAHEERGDLGYFTLVAEDKTEVFKTGIAIKVGDRFICPENREYEVIEVVGDEARLVSRGEAAMEPKVTGMWDSFLGLVRSIQVQGEGKPTVGIYHTHSDESYQPTDGSPSIRGKGGVLKVGARFSQALEDEGLATEHDRTPHDPHDAGAYERSRRTAMRLNNLRPAAIFDVHRDTPPREVYLGRVGGKEVAQILIVLGRQNPQLQSNMAFAKRVKARADEETPGLMRGILVAAGKFNQDLHPRSLLLEVGSFENTREEAERGITALAGIVPSLLGADAPGAGAQGRSGIGVIGGILLAVVLGGASYLLISTGSLKEALAKMKRMVTEEFTSFLGKRPRDGGPGDTQGGGQDNDS
- a CDS encoding DUF1614 domain-containing protein, whose protein sequence is MPVGLIALIIVAILVYFGLLHRALDRMRLSDKGALAVILAIVVGSIANIRLAGPPNEFLVNVGGALVPIGIVVYLLVTADETRERQRGVFAALVSGIAIYAASRLLPAGPEQPGTILDPVFVFALIAGTVGYLTGRSRRSAFIGGTMGIILGDVLHFIESRGAGAPSRTWVGGAGGFDTVILAGVIAVGLAEIVGEILERVHRESKAGGTEVASLLVDEAGAEGQASEGGGEESEQ